A genome region from Carya illinoinensis cultivar Pawnee chromosome 2, C.illinoinensisPawnee_v1, whole genome shotgun sequence includes the following:
- the LOC122301837 gene encoding TIR-only protein-like, with translation MVSFQALTKGFASACCRKYHGQTIFPHPHQVFINHRGPDTKRNISGLLHDHLLRHGLRPFLDYRNLKAGEKLPEKINTAIRDCKVGVVVFSPRYCESFCCLHELALLMEYQKRVVPIFYNVKPSQLRVEDIHNNGTGRVSEKDLERFSRALGEAKNIVGLCFDSSRGYWSEFIRSASDAIIEQIDKSDPESVSEI, from the exons ATGGTGAGTTTTCAAGCTTTAACCAAAGGCTTCGCTAGTGCCTGCTGCAGGAAATACCATGGCCAAACAATATTCCCACACCCACACCAGGTCTTCATAAACCACCGGGGGCCAGATACCAAAAGAAACATTTCTGGTTTACTCCACGACCACCTTCTCCGGCATGGGCTTAGGCCTTTCCTCGACTACCGAAACTTGAAAGCAGGTGAGAAGCTGCCGGAAAAGATTAATACCGCCATTCGAGATTGTAAAGTTGGTGTTGTAGTGTTCTCGCCCAGATACTGTGAGTCATTCTGTTGTCTCCATGAATTGGCTCTTCTAATGGAATACCAGAAAAGAGTTGTACCCATCTTTTATAATGTCAAACCGTCCCAGCTCCGGGTTGAGGATATACATAACAATGGGACTGGCCGTGTTTCAGAGAAAGACCTAGAGAGATTCAGCAGAGCACTTGGAGAAGCTAAAAATATTGTTGGACTTTGTTTTGATTCATCAAGAGG ATATTGGTCAGAGTTCATACGAAGTGCTTCTGATGCAATCATAGAGCAGATTGATAAGAGTGATCCTGAAAGTGTTTCAGAAATCTAG